The Ignavibacteriales bacterium sequence AATTCCGGTTATAGTTGTACATTTCACTCAACCACGGCTAATAATATGGGAATTAATGCTTTCTGACTTAAAAATGGGGTAAAATTTAAAATTGCTGTTTCTTGACATTCTAACTCTATAGAAATATATTTACACCCTTTGAAAAATAGCATTTTGTTTCTGGAGGATGTTTTGAAGCAGGAAAGAATTACAAGATTTATTAAACCCGAAGACGCTAATCAAAAATGGTATGTAATTGATGCCAAAGATAAAGTTTTGGGTCGTTTAGCCGCTAAAGTCGCTCGCGTCATTCGCGGAAAAGAAAAACCAGTCTTTACACCTAATATGGATGCCGGCGATTTTGTTGTTGTTATTAATGCCGATAAAATTCGTATGACGGGTAAAAGAGAAATACAGAAAACCTACTTCACCCACTCTACGTATCCTGGTGGCGGAAGGTTCAGAAGTTTTGCAGAGCAGATGGAAAAGAAACCGGAATTTGCTGTTGAAACTGCTGTAAGAGGTATGTTGCCAAAAACTAAACTTGGTAAACAATTAATTAAGAAATTAAAAGTGTATGCAGGCGAAAGCCATCCGCATAGCGCTCAGAAACCAGAAGTATTAAGTTTTTAATGGAGTGATTTGATGACAGATAAAATTTTTGTCGGAAGAAGAAAAAATGCCGTTGCTAGAGTTTATCTCAGAAGCGGTTCCGGAAAAGTTGCTGTTAACGATAAAGAAGTAGAAAAGTATTTTCCGCTTAAAGAACATAGAGATAACCTGTTGCTTCCATTTGTTGCAACCGAAACGCTTGGCAAGTATGATGTATTTGCAAATGCAGCCGGCGGCGGTATTTCCGGTCAATCTGATGCAATTCGTTTGGCAATTTCAAGAGCACTCGAATCTATTAACGGAGAGTTCAGACCATCATTGAAATCCGAAGGACTTTTGAAAAGAGATCCAAGAATGGTTGAGCGTAAGAAATACGGACAAAAGAAAGCGCGTAAGAGATTCCAATTCTCTAAGAGATAATTTTACAAGCCCAACTTTTACCGGTTGGGCTTTTCTTAAAAAATTAATTAACAACATTCATACTCTCGGATTTGTCCCCTGTGTCTCACACAAAAAGAGATGGAAGGCAAAGATGAAAAGAGTAGAAGATAAACAGGAGAAAACATGCCACGAGTAGAACTCACACAACTTATTGAAGCAGGTGCACATTTCGGGCACTTAACACGCCGTTGGAATCCAAAAATGAAACCATTTATCTTCATGGAGAAGAATGGTATTCATATAATTGATTTGAAAAAAACACAAGCAGCCGTTGACGCCGCGGCAGAAGCAATGACTGAAATTGTTTCGCAGGGTAAACGCGTTCTTTTTGTCGGTACAAAAAAACAAGCTAAAGGAACTGTCGCTTCGGAAGCAAGACGTTCGGACAGCAACTGGGTAAGCGAAAGATGGCTTGGCGGAATGCTTACTAA is a genomic window containing:
- the rpsI gene encoding 30S ribosomal protein S9; translated protein: MTDKIFVGRRKNAVARVYLRSGSGKVAVNDKEVEKYFPLKEHRDNLLLPFVATETLGKYDVFANAAGGGISGQSDAIRLAISRALESINGEFRPSLKSEGLLKRDPRMVERKKYGQKKARKRFQFSKR
- the rplM gene encoding 50S ribosomal protein L13; protein product: MKQERITRFIKPEDANQKWYVIDAKDKVLGRLAAKVARVIRGKEKPVFTPNMDAGDFVVVINADKIRMTGKREIQKTYFTHSTYPGGGRFRSFAEQMEKKPEFAVETAVRGMLPKTKLGKQLIKKLKVYAGESHPHSAQKPEVLSF